In Micromonospora sp. WMMA1363, a genomic segment contains:
- a CDS encoding pitrilysin family protein: protein MVAPHTLPPLGPTRRLRLPKQAERTLANGLTVIAVRRPAVPLVELRLGMPFGRVHLARGAMLAQTMLSGTETMDAVRIAAELQKVGGGLSAGIDPDRLMLSGAGLVTGLDRMLEILADVLTGATYPADDVATERDRLVDRIQVAQSQPAHLARTALLKRIYGRHPYAVQTPEPEQVRAVRPGVLRSLHAQRVHPAGAVLALVGDIQPDRALDAAEKALAGWNGGGRAVELPRTPPLEPGPLLLVDRPGSVQSSLRVALPAVPRTHPDHAALQLANLVFGGYFSSRWVENIREDKGYTYGPHSLVEHSVAGSVLVAAAEVATEVTGPALLETTYELGRLASVAPREEELEQARQYALGTLQLGMSTQAGLASLTSAYAGSGLRLDFLAEHAARLARATVSDVADAAALYLAPARAVTVVLGDAERVVPQLAVLTSVITSPALS, encoded by the coding sequence TTGGTCGCGCCGCACACCCTGCCGCCGCTCGGCCCCACCCGCAGGCTCAGGCTGCCGAAGCAGGCCGAGCGCACGCTGGCCAACGGGCTCACCGTGATCGCCGTACGCCGGCCGGCGGTGCCCCTGGTCGAGCTGCGGCTCGGGATGCCGTTTGGGCGGGTGCACCTGGCCCGGGGCGCGATGCTCGCGCAGACGATGCTCTCCGGCACGGAGACGATGGACGCCGTGCGGATCGCCGCCGAGTTGCAGAAGGTCGGCGGCGGGCTGTCTGCCGGGATCGACCCGGACCGGCTGATGCTCTCCGGCGCCGGGCTGGTCACCGGCCTGGACCGGATGCTGGAGATCCTGGCCGACGTGTTGACCGGGGCGACATACCCGGCCGACGATGTCGCGACCGAGCGGGACCGGCTGGTCGACCGGATCCAGGTGGCGCAGAGCCAGCCCGCCCACTTGGCCCGCACCGCACTGCTCAAGCGGATCTACGGACGGCACCCGTACGCGGTGCAGACCCCCGAGCCGGAGCAGGTCCGGGCGGTGCGGCCGGGGGTGCTGCGCAGTCTGCACGCGCAGCGGGTGCATCCGGCCGGCGCGGTTCTCGCACTGGTCGGGGACATCCAGCCGGATCGGGCGCTGGACGCGGCCGAGAAGGCGCTCGCCGGCTGGAACGGCGGGGGCCGCGCCGTCGAGTTGCCCCGTACGCCGCCGCTGGAGCCGGGGCCGCTGCTGCTCGTCGACCGTCCCGGCTCGGTGCAGTCCTCGCTACGTGTGGCTCTGCCGGCGGTGCCGCGTACCCATCCCGACCACGCCGCGCTGCAACTGGCCAACCTGGTCTTTGGCGGATACTTCTCGTCCCGGTGGGTGGAGAACATCCGTGAGGACAAGGGTTACACGTATGGGCCGCACTCGTTGGTCGAGCACTCGGTGGCCGGGTCGGTGCTGGTCGCCGCCGCCGAGGTGGCCACCGAGGTGACCGGGCCGGCGCTGCTGGAAACCACGTACGAGCTGGGTCGGCTGGCCTCCGTCGCGCCGCGGGAGGAGGAGTTGGAGCAGGCTCGCCAGTATGCCCTCGGCACGCTCCAGCTCGGCATGTCCACCCAGGCTGGGCTGGCGTCGTTGACCAGTGCGTACGCCGGCAGCGGCCTGCGCCTGGACTTCCTCGCCGAGCATGCGGCGCGGCTGGCGAGGGCAACGGTATCCGATGTCGCCGACGCGGCGGCTCTGTACCTCGCCCCGGCGCGGGCGGTCACCGTTGTCCTGGGTGACGCCGAGCGGGTCGTCCCGCAGCTGGCGGTGCTCACCTCGGTCATCACCTCCCCGGCGCTGTCGTGA